In Azospirillaceae bacterium, a genomic segment contains:
- a CDS encoding aldo/keto reductase, which produces MTEQPTLILNDGHAMPQLGLGVWPMPDAQCTPAVAIALEAGYRLVDTAAIYRNEPGVGAGLRRTAIPRGKIFITTKLWNDGHGTARPAAALDESLGRLGLDAVDLYLIHWPTPAMNRYVETWRALIGLRDGGKARSIGVSNFTPLQLTRLMDETGVVPAVNQVELHPRFQQRELRAFHADHGIATQCWSPLGQGRLLDDPVLRDIAHKHERTPAQIALRWHLDLGLSPIPKSATAHRIRENIAIFDFRLDEADHARIAGLDDPRGRLGPHPDDFN; this is translated from the coding sequence ATGACCGAGCAACCCACCCTGATCCTGAACGACGGCCATGCCATGCCCCAGCTGGGCCTGGGCGTCTGGCCCATGCCGGATGCCCAATGCACCCCGGCCGTGGCCATCGCGCTGGAGGCGGGCTATCGCCTGGTGGACACGGCCGCCATCTACCGCAATGAACCGGGTGTGGGCGCCGGCCTGCGGCGCACAGCCATCCCCCGCGGCAAAATCTTCATCACCACCAAGCTGTGGAACGACGGCCACGGGACGGCGCGGCCGGCGGCGGCGTTGGACGAAAGCCTGGGCCGGCTGGGCCTGGATGCCGTGGACCTCTACCTCATCCACTGGCCCACCCCGGCCATGAACCGCTATGTGGAAACCTGGCGGGCGCTGATCGGCCTGCGTGACGGCGGCAAGGCGCGGTCCATCGGCGTGTCCAACTTCACGCCCCTTCAGCTGACCCGCCTGATGGACGAAACGGGCGTGGTCCCGGCGGTGAACCAGGTGGAACTGCACCCCCGCTTCCAACAGCGCGAACTACGCGCCTTCCACGCCGACCACGGCATCGCCACCCAGTGCTGGAGCCCCCTGGGCCAGGGCCGTTTGCTGGACGATCCGGTGTTGCGCGACATCGCCCACAAGCACGAACGCACGCCGGCGCAGATCGCACTGCGCTGGCACCTGGATTTGGGCCTCAGCCCCATCCCCAAATCGGCCACCGCCCACCGCATCCGCGAGAACATCGCGATTTTCGACTTCCGCCTTGATGAGGCCGACCACGCCCGCATCGCCGGCCTGGACGATCCCAGGGGCCGCCTGGGGCCCCACCCCGACGATTTCAATTAG
- a CDS encoding flagellar FliJ family protein, whose amino-acid sequence MKSLKTLIRLHKNEVDEKRRRLTQLREREEELTERRRQFEEQVEVERKLSGTSLDLSFTIAAYLKQAKIQRNALEQAKHQLHALIVEAEEELATAFQELKRFELAEEERIRQEKAEFARKEALMLDEIAAQRHTRQHEGDFGEE is encoded by the coding sequence ATGAAAAGCCTGAAGACCCTGATCCGGCTGCACAAGAACGAGGTGGACGAAAAGCGCCGCCGCCTGACGCAGTTGCGTGAGCGGGAGGAGGAACTGACGGAACGCCGCCGCCAGTTCGAGGAACAGGTGGAGGTCGAGCGCAAGCTGTCCGGCACCTCGCTGGACCTGTCCTTCACCATCGCCGCCTACCTGAAGCAGGCCAAGATCCAGCGCAATGCCCTGGAACAGGCCAAGCACCAGTTGCATGCCCTGATCGTGGAGGCGGAGGAGGAACTGGCCACCGCCTTCCAGGAACTGAAGCGCTTCGAGCTGGCGGAGGAGGAACGCATCCGCCAGGAGAAGGCCGAGTTCGCCCGCAAGGAGGCCCTGATGCTGGATGAGATCGCCGCCCAGCGCCACACGCGCCAGCACGAGGGCGATTTCGGCGAGGAGTGA